The Sinomicrobium kalidii genome contains a region encoding:
- a CDS encoding Abi family protein, which yields MRYTEFESILTPARMSRYVAACQGNTKKAMTLYRLNLRLSQELFTVISCFEVTLRNAIDSHCLRTLGSDWLKTAASRNGVFDTPRCKLTATSIREAVKKLNHSYTHNKLVAELGFGFWRYMFAQYQYRATGKTLLKIFPAKPTSTPTHQYNQNYIFNQLAEINNIRNRVAHHEPICFMPNRPIKDTTYARQHYVLIRQLFQWMNIDEAALLYGLDHINTVCRKIDDL from the coding sequence ATGAGGTACACGGAATTTGAAAGTATTCTGACACCGGCCCGTATGAGCCGGTATGTAGCAGCTTGTCAGGGCAATACCAAAAAGGCCATGACACTCTACCGTTTAAATCTCAGGCTGTCCCAGGAATTATTCACCGTTATCAGTTGCTTTGAAGTGACTTTGCGCAATGCCATAGATAGCCATTGTTTAAGAACTTTGGGCAGTGATTGGCTTAAAACCGCAGCATCCCGTAATGGTGTTTTTGACACCCCGCGTTGCAAACTAACTGCAACAAGCATCAGGGAAGCGGTAAAAAAGCTCAATCATTCTTATACCCATAACAAATTGGTGGCCGAACTTGGTTTTGGTTTTTGGAGATATATGTTTGCACAATATCAATACAGGGCCACGGGAAAAACATTACTAAAGATTTTTCCCGCCAAACCTACCAGTACACCGACACACCAGTATAATCAAAACTATATATTTAACCAACTGGCCGAAATCAATAATATAAGAAACAGGGTTGCTCACCATGAGCCTATCTGTTTTATGCCTAATCGACCTATAAAAGATACGACCTATGCCAGGCAACACTACGTTTTAATACGACAGCTTTTTCAATGGATGAACATTGATGAGGCGGCATTGCTGTACGGACTCGATCATATCAATACCGTATGTAGAAAAATAGATGATTTATGA
- a CDS encoding helix-turn-helix domain-containing protein has translation MKNDDLDKLLINIGKIIRKLREEEDISQLTLGNDVGLSANQIGRIERAEGNPTVKSLFGIAKHYNIDISDFFKDPATIEAKK, from the coding sequence ATGAAAAATGATGATTTAGATAAGTTGCTCATAAACATTGGCAAGATTATAAGAAAGCTTAGGGAAGAAGAAGATATTTCTCAACTCACCCTGGGTAATGATGTAGGACTGTCAGCCAATCAAATTGGCCGTATAGAACGAGCTGAAGGAAACCCAACCGTCAAAAGCCTTTTTGGCATTGCCAAGCACTATAATATTGATATTAGTGATTTTTTTAAGGACCCCGCCACTATTGAGGCCAAAAAGTAG
- a CDS encoding DUF4870 domain-containing protein, whose protein sequence is MCGQNLGNIVKNLRRSQGVSQELLAEESGLSIRIIQRIEKGETTPNGDTCRKLSDALKVTPNELMNWKQIEDIDFLKKLNLSALTFIFFPLLGILVPSLVWISKKDKIKDLDIVAKKLINFEITWTILFFFMPFLITPLLYMTIEIFLQIFNIDIHFKQNHWADAQLIWIIMYVINIVFIVINAFRIHDGKELKYFPSIRFLKN, encoded by the coding sequence ATGTGTGGACAAAATTTAGGAAATATCGTAAAGAATTTAAGGAGAAGCCAAGGGGTTTCACAGGAATTACTTGCAGAAGAATCAGGGTTAAGTATTAGAATTATTCAAAGAATTGAAAAAGGGGAAACAACACCTAATGGAGACACATGTCGGAAACTATCAGATGCGTTGAAAGTTACCCCTAATGAATTGATGAATTGGAAGCAAATAGAGGATATCGATTTTTTAAAGAAATTAAATTTATCTGCCTTGACCTTTATTTTTTTTCCTTTACTTGGGATATTAGTGCCATCTTTAGTATGGATATCAAAAAAGGACAAGATCAAAGATCTTGATATAGTCGCTAAAAAATTAATTAATTTTGAGATTACATGGACGATACTTTTCTTTTTTATGCCATTTTTAATTACTCCATTATTGTATATGACCATTGAAATTTTTCTTCAAATTTTTAATATTGATATTCATTTTAAGCAAAATCACTGGGCTGATGCTCAGTTAATTTGGATAATTATGTATGTGATTAATATTGTTTTTATAGTTATAAATGCATTTCGAATCCATGATGGAAAGGAATTAAAATACTTTCCTTCCATTCGATTTTTAAAAAATTAG
- a CDS encoding REP-associated tyrosine transposase: MSRNYKFHNPEGLYFVSFAVVEWLDVFTRNEYKNLLLESLAFCQKEKGMEIVAWCIMTNHMHLVFRSINGQHPALLLGDFKRFTSKAIVKEIRDNPRESRKEFLLERFKKAAGKSSNVTGYQFWRHDNKPVELWSNKVIQEKIDYIHNNPVDAGFVFRPEDYVYSSAVDYSGEKGLLDNVLVFQYFG; encoded by the coding sequence ATGAGCAGAAACTATAAGTTCCATAACCCGGAGGGCCTATACTTTGTGAGCTTTGCTGTAGTGGAGTGGCTGGATGTTTTTACCAGGAATGAATATAAGAACCTGCTGTTGGAAAGTCTGGCGTTTTGCCAAAAAGAGAAAGGTATGGAAATTGTGGCCTGGTGTATTATGACCAACCATATGCATTTAGTCTTCAGGAGTATAAACGGGCAGCATCCCGCATTGCTGCTGGGTGATTTTAAACGGTTTACAAGCAAAGCGATAGTAAAGGAAATACGGGATAATCCGAGAGAAAGCAGAAAAGAGTTTTTGCTCGAAAGGTTTAAAAAAGCAGCAGGAAAGTCGTCCAACGTTACCGGATATCAGTTTTGGCGACACGACAACAAACCTGTTGAGCTTTGGAGCAATAAAGTTATACAGGAAAAGATCGACTATATTCACAACAATCCGGTAGATGCAGGCTTCGTATTTCGGCCCGAAGATTATGTTTACAGCAGTGCTGTGGATTATTCGGGAGAAAAGGGGCTGTTGGATAATGTGCTTGTTTTTCAGTATTTTGGTTAA